The Vicinamibacteria bacterium genome includes the window TCGAGATCGAGCTAGCCGATGACGGCAAGGGCATTCCGAAGACATTGCTGCCCGAAATCTTCGAGCTCGGGCTGACCCGAAAGGGAAACCGCGTCGGCCTCCGCCTCGGCCTGCCCCTCAGCAAGCGAAGCGTAGAAGAGATCGGCGGGCGATTGCACCTGGAGAGCACAGAAGGCATGGGCACCACCGTCCTAATCACGCTTCCGGTAAGCGGAGGTTGATACTCACTCGGCATCCGCGTCGTAAGAGTGCGACCGTCCAGCTTTTCCCCGATGTAGTGACAAGAAGAGCTGGCCCCCCGCCAGAGGAGCCAAGCTCATGCCCAGGGCGAGGGCCCATCCTTTCGTCCCCGGCATTCGCGTCGAGAGAACCACGTTCAAGCCCGGCATGTAGACGGCGGCCACCAGCAGACCGATACAAAGAACTAGCGCGCCCCACACAAACGGATTGGTGACAATCGCGTTTCTCAGGAGTCCCGATCCGGGAGTCCTCATGTTGAACACGTGCCACAGCTGAGCCATGGCGAGCGTGAGGAACGAGACCGTCACCGCCTCGGCTTCGTTCAAGCCCAGATACTCGAGTCCCAGAGCGAGGGCTCCGAGCACGGATATTGCGATGAAAGTGCCGTAACCGAGGATGCTGAGCCAATGATCTCGGGTGAGGAGAGGTTCTTTCGGATCACGCGGCGACTCCTGCATGACGTTGGCATCGCCCTCACCAAGTCCGAGGGCCAGCGCGGGAAAAACGTCGGTGACGAGGTTGAGGAACAAAATCTGCAGCGGCAATAGCGGTAGGGGCGCACTCGCGACCGAGGCCACCAGGATGACGAGAATCTCGCTCACGTTGCAGGAGATCAAGTATCGAATGAATGTGCGGATGTTTCCGAAGATGACCCGACCCTCCTTCACCGCCTCGACGATGGTGGCAAAGGCGTCGTCGCGGAGAATCATGTCTGCCGCCTCGCGGGCCACTTGGGTTCCTCGTTTGCCCATCGCGATTCCGATGTCAGCTTGATTGAGTGCCGGAGCGTCGTTGACCCCGTCCCCGGTCATGGCGACGATGTGGCCGTGGCGCTGATAGAGTTCGACCAGATCGAGCTTCTGTTTCGGGGTGACCCGGGCAAACGTGGTCGCTCGCAGAATCCTCTGCTGCTCGGTCTCATCCAGCGACTCGGAGAGCTCGAGCTCGCGTCCCTCGCGGACCACTTCTTTCGCCCCGGTGAAGAGCCCGACTTCACGGCCGACGTAGCGTGCGGTGGGCACCTGATCCCCAGTGAGCATGACCACGCGAATCCCGGCGTCGAGACATTTCGTGATCGCGTTTCGGACGTCGCTCCGTGGCGGGTCCACGAGACCGACGAAGCCGAGAAAGCACAGGCCTTCATAAGGGGTGGAATCGACGTCGGCAACGGTACTTTCCGCGACAGCAAGAATCCGGAGTCCGCCGGAAGCCAGGGTCCGGTTGCGCTCGAGCCAAGCTCCTTTTTTCGGTTCGTCGAACGGCTGATGTTCTCTCGAGGTACGTATCGTCGTGCACGCGGCGAGTATGGCCTCGGGAGCGCCCTTCACCGCGACGCGGAATTTGCCGTTGGTCGCGTGGAACGTCGCCATCATCTTGACGTCCGGGTCGAAGGCCACCTCGCGCGCCTCCGGAGTGCGGGCCAAGAGCGATTCTCTTTCGATTCCGGCTTTGCCTCCGGCTACGAGGAGGGCCACTTCCACCGGGTCGCCCACCATTTTTTGGCCGTCGGCAGGCACCCACGAGGCATCGTTGCAAAGGACTCCGACCTCGAGAATGGATGTGAGAACTGGATCGCCGGCCGGGTCGAATCGTTTTCCGTCCCGCTCGAACTCCCCTTCGACC containing:
- a CDS encoding cation-transporting P-type ATPase produces the protein MDLDGSILPTTSQNAAEDVADRAVDDAFSHSAEDVVRRLEVVVERGLTTEEVYRRRKRYGPNRLREAKTKSVWIILVDQFRSLIVLFLAAAMMVSLVTADFLEALAIGAVILINGLIGFFSELQAVRSMEALRKLGSVPATVRREGKVTSIPADGLVPGDVVLLEGGDVVTADLRLTEASKLQSNEAALTGESVPVDKHIDRLDGETPLPERANMVYKGTAVTRGAGTGVVVATGMATELGTISALVDESFDTGQTPLEKRLDRLGSNLIWLTLLVTAIVGVTGILASRDIIVVLKTSIALAVAAIPEGLPIVATLALARGMWRMTKRNALVNRLASVETLGATDVICVDKTGTLTEGQMAVRAIVTTDGEVGVTGGAFSVEGEFERDGKRFDPAGDPVLTSILEVGVLCNDASWVPADGQKMVGDPVEVALLVAGGKAGIERESLLARTPEAREVAFDPDVKMMATFHATNGKFRVAVKGAPEAILAACTTIRTSREHQPFDEPKKGAWLERNRTLASGGLRILAVAESTVADVDSTPYEGLCFLGFVGLVDPPRSDVRNAITKCLDAGIRVVMLTGDQVPTARYVGREVGLFTGAKEVVREGRELELSESLDETEQQRILRATTFARVTPKQKLDLVELYQRHGHIVAMTGDGVNDAPALNQADIGIAMGKRGTQVAREAADMILRDDAFATIVEAVKEGRVIFGNIRTFIRYLISCNVSEILVILVASVASAPLPLLPLQILFLNLVTDVFPALALGLGEGDANVMQESPRDPKEPLLTRDHWLSILGYGTFIAISVLGALALGLEYLGLNEAEAVTVSFLTLAMAQLWHVFNMRTPGSGLLRNAIVTNPFVWGALVLCIGLLVAAVYMPGLNVVLSTRMPGTKGWALALGMSLAPLAGGQLFLSLHRGKAGRSHSYDADAE